One segment of Sinorhizobium sp. BG8 DNA contains the following:
- a CDS encoding ScpA family protein, which yields MDQLWQDNGAERGLHEESLVIDIAGFEGPLDLLLYLARIQKVDLARISVLALAEQYLAFIERAQRIRIELAADYLVMAAWLAYLKSKLLIPKQIKDEGPSGEEMAASLAFRLKRLEAMRDAATRLVNRNRLGRDVFARGAPEHIPTERRTAFEASLYDLVTAYASLRQRHAITQVTIEKRNVWSLAEARELLHRLIGEVDDWMALDQYLVRFMANPAERATALASAFAASLEMVREGHMEIRQDGAFQPIYLRSGGRAKNDENEAFEGE from the coding sequence ATGGACCAGCTCTGGCAGGACAATGGCGCCGAGCGCGGCCTGCACGAGGAAAGCCTCGTCATCGATATCGCCGGCTTCGAAGGTCCGCTCGACCTGCTGCTCTACCTCGCGCGTATCCAGAAGGTCGATCTCGCCCGTATTTCGGTGCTGGCGCTTGCCGAGCAGTACCTGGCGTTCATAGAGCGTGCCCAGCGCATCCGCATCGAGCTTGCGGCAGACTATCTCGTAATGGCGGCCTGGCTCGCCTACCTGAAGTCCAAGCTGCTTATTCCCAAGCAGATCAAGGACGAAGGCCCCTCGGGTGAGGAGATGGCGGCTTCGCTTGCGTTCAGGCTGAAGCGCCTGGAGGCGATGCGTGACGCGGCCACCCGTCTCGTCAATCGCAACCGGCTGGGACGCGACGTGTTTGCGCGCGGTGCGCCGGAACACATTCCGACGGAGCGGCGGACTGCCTTCGAGGCATCGCTCTACGATCTCGTGACGGCCTATGCGTCGCTCCGGCAGCGGCATGCGATCACGCAGGTAACGATCGAGAAGCGCAACGTCTGGTCGCTCGCCGAGGCGCGCGAACTGCTGCATCGCCTCATCGGAGAGGTCGACGACTGGATGGCGCTGGATCAGTACCTGGTTCGCTTCATGGCAAATCCGGCCGAACGCGCGACGGCGCTTGCGAGTGCTTTCGCGGCGTCGCTCGAGATGGTGCGGGAAGGGCACATGGAAATACGTCAGGACGGCGCCTTCCAGCCGATCTATCTTCGGTCGG
- the nagZ gene encoding beta-N-acetylhexosaminidase codes for MSESKSFISGCKGLSLTADEIAFFRDERPWGFILFGRNIGEPSQVADLTAALRDTVGGAADIPVLIDQEGGRVQRIKPPHVQQYPNAAALGAIYRQDEGKGLRAAWLMSRLHAFDLLKLGINVDCLPVLDVAVPGVHDVIGNRAYGQDADIVSAMGKAAAEGLKDGGLLPVMKHMPGHGRTMVDSHHDLPVVHAPLAELERCDFVPFRRMKDELMGMSAHIVFSNIDPDNPATTSPKVVREIIRGHIGFDGLLMSDDVSMNALQGDIATRTRGIVASGLDMVLHCHGIMDEMIAVAENVPGLSGESLRRAKAARAGLREPDNSDELALREEFNQMISVS; via the coding sequence ATGAGCGAATCAAAATCCTTTATTTCGGGCTGCAAGGGCCTGAGCCTCACCGCCGACGAGATTGCCTTCTTCCGGGACGAGCGTCCCTGGGGCTTCATCCTTTTCGGGCGCAACATCGGTGAACCGTCGCAGGTCGCCGACCTGACAGCCGCGCTTCGCGACACGGTGGGAGGCGCTGCCGACATTCCGGTACTGATCGATCAGGAAGGCGGGCGCGTGCAGCGCATCAAGCCGCCCCACGTCCAGCAGTATCCGAATGCGGCAGCCCTCGGGGCGATCTATCGCCAGGACGAGGGGAAGGGCCTCAGGGCCGCATGGCTCATGTCGCGCCTGCATGCATTCGACCTCTTGAAGCTCGGCATCAACGTAGACTGCCTGCCGGTCCTCGATGTCGCCGTGCCAGGCGTCCACGACGTCATCGGCAACCGCGCCTACGGACAGGACGCCGACATCGTCAGTGCGATGGGGAAGGCGGCGGCCGAAGGCTTGAAGGATGGCGGTCTATTGCCGGTGATGAAGCATATGCCGGGCCACGGCCGCACGATGGTCGATTCCCATCACGATCTTCCCGTTGTGCATGCGCCGCTCGCGGAACTCGAGCGTTGCGATTTCGTGCCGTTCAGGCGGATGAAGGACGAGCTCATGGGAATGTCGGCCCATATCGTCTTCTCGAATATCGATCCGGACAATCCGGCCACCACTTCGCCGAAGGTCGTGCGCGAGATCATCCGCGGTCATATCGGATTTGACGGGCTGTTGATGTCGGACGACGTTTCGATGAACGCGCTTCAGGGGGATATTGCCACCCGTACACGCGGTATAGTTGCCTCAGGTCTCGACATGGTCTTGCATTGCCACGGCATCATGGATGAAATGATCGCGGTCGCAGAGAACGTGCCTGGCTTGTCGGGGGAATCCCTGCGGCGGGCCAAGGCGGCGCGGGCGGGGTTGCGGGAGCCGGATAACTCCGACGAGCTTGCACTGCGGGAAGAATTCAACCAAATGATTTCCGTGAGTTGA
- a CDS encoding deoxyguanosinetriphosphate triphosphohydrolase produces the protein MTFDRYALGFGAGQRAIYAADPWSSRGRLYAETASATRSDFQRDRDRIVHTTAFRRLKHKTQVFIAADGDHYRTRLTHTIEVAQIARALARALKLDEDLAEGVALVHDFGHTPFGHTGEDALHEVLEPYGGFDHNAQSLRIVTKLERRYAEFDGLNLTWESLEGLVKHNGPLLTESGQGTRGPVPQPILDYCMLHDLELASFASLEAQVAAIADDIAYNTHDIDDGLRSGYLTFDMLEEIPFLAKLMHEVRSRYPALEPSRFTHEIMRRQITEMVEDVIGYAQAAIREVKPQSATDVRRAGRVMATFSEAMAVTDRQIKKMLFTRIYRHPEVMRVRANAASIVVDLFQAYMNDPQLMQGHYWVDRIAEMKEPVKARHVGDYLAGMTDNYAISTHRRLFDHTPELR, from the coding sequence ATGACATTCGATAGATACGCCCTGGGCTTTGGCGCCGGGCAACGCGCCATCTACGCAGCCGATCCCTGGTCGAGCCGCGGCCGCCTGTACGCTGAAACAGCAAGCGCCACGCGATCGGATTTCCAGCGCGACCGGGATCGGATCGTCCATACGACGGCTTTCCGCAGGCTGAAGCACAAGACGCAGGTGTTCATCGCGGCCGATGGCGACCACTATCGTACACGCCTGACCCACACGATCGAGGTCGCCCAGATCGCGCGTGCGCTGGCCCGCGCCCTGAAGCTGGACGAGGATCTTGCCGAGGGGGTGGCGCTGGTGCACGACTTCGGCCACACGCCCTTCGGCCATACGGGCGAGGATGCCCTGCACGAGGTCCTGGAACCCTATGGTGGCTTCGATCACAATGCGCAGTCGTTGCGGATCGTCACCAAGCTCGAGCGCCGATATGCCGAGTTCGACGGCCTGAACCTGACCTGGGAAAGCCTCGAGGGACTCGTCAAGCATAACGGACCGCTCCTGACCGAGAGCGGGCAGGGAACGCGCGGTCCGGTTCCGCAGCCGATTCTCGATTATTGCATGCTCCACGATCTCGAGCTGGCGAGCTTCGCCAGCCTCGAAGCGCAGGTGGCGGCGATCGCCGACGATATCGCCTACAACACCCACGACATCGATGACGGGCTCCGGTCCGGCTACTTGACCTTCGACATGCTCGAGGAGATACCCTTCCTCGCCAAGCTCATGCACGAGGTCCGCTCGCGTTACCCGGCGCTGGAGCCCTCGCGCTTCACCCACGAGATCATGCGCCGGCAGATCACCGAGATGGTGGAGGACGTGATCGGCTACGCGCAGGCCGCCATTCGTGAAGTGAAGCCGCAAAGCGCGACGGACGTGCGCCGGGCGGGCAGGGTGATGGCGACGTTCTCCGAAGCGATGGCGGTCACCGACCGGCAGATCAAGAAGATGCTCTTCACCCGCATCTACCGTCACCCGGAAGTGATGCGTGTGCGGGCGAACGCTGCGTCCATCGTGGTGGACCTGTTTCAAGCCTATATGAACGATCCGCAGCTGATGCAGGGCCACTACTGGGTGGACCGCATAGCCGAGATGAAGGAGCCGGTGAAGGCGCGCCATGTGGGCGACTATCTCGCGGGCATGACGGACAATTACGCCATCAGCACCCACCGACGTTTGTTTGACCACACTCCGGAATTGCGATAG
- the argS gene encoding arginine--tRNA ligase produces the protein MNLFTDFDNRVKSALERIEIVREKRNDLDFSRITVEPPRDASHGDVATNAAMVLAKALGLNPRALADLIVVELKSDPEIAEVSVAGPGFINVRLSVPYWQKLLTRMILEGTDFGKSEIGGGKKVNVEYVSANPTGPMHVGHCRGAVVGDTLANLLSFAGYGVTKEYYINDAGSQIDVLARSVYLRYREALGETIGEIPPGLYPGDYLVPVAKALVAEFGSSLRAMPENKWLPIIKDRSIDAMMAMIREDLASLNVTHDIFFSERALHDGNGARIRTAINDLTFKGHVYKGVLPPPKGQLPEDWEDREQTLFRSTEVGDDIDRPLIKSDGSYTYFAADVAYFKDKYDRGFDEMIYILGADHGGYVKRLEAVARAISEGKSELTVLLCQLVKLFRNGEPVKMSKRSGDFVTLRDVVEEVGRDPVRFMMIYRKNSEPLDFDFAKVTEQSKDNPVFYVQYAHARCMSVFRQAAEAFPGLDVSSATLASQIEGNINDPSELQLIGKLAEYPRMIEAAALAHEPHRIAFYLYDLASAFHAHWNKGKDSPELRFVNDKNRESSIARLGLVHAVASVLKSGLSITGTAAPDEMR, from the coding sequence ATGAATCTTTTTACCGATTTCGACAACAGAGTGAAGAGCGCGCTTGAGAGAATTGAAATCGTTCGCGAAAAGCGAAACGATCTTGATTTCTCGCGCATTACGGTGGAACCGCCGCGCGATGCGAGCCACGGCGACGTCGCCACCAATGCCGCGATGGTCCTGGCAAAGGCACTCGGGCTCAATCCGCGCGCGCTTGCAGATCTGATCGTCGTCGAACTCAAGTCGGATCCGGAAATCGCCGAGGTTTCGGTTGCTGGTCCCGGCTTCATCAACGTGCGCCTGTCGGTCCCATACTGGCAGAAGTTGCTCACCCGGATGATTCTCGAGGGCACGGACTTCGGCAAAAGCGAAATCGGGGGCGGCAAGAAGGTCAACGTCGAGTACGTGTCGGCCAATCCGACCGGCCCGATGCACGTGGGCCACTGCCGCGGCGCTGTCGTCGGTGACACCCTTGCCAACCTGCTTTCCTTCGCTGGCTATGGGGTCACAAAGGAATACTACATCAACGACGCGGGCTCGCAGATCGACGTGCTGGCCCGGTCCGTCTACCTGCGCTACCGCGAAGCGCTCGGCGAAACGATCGGGGAAATTCCCCCGGGCCTCTATCCGGGCGATTATCTCGTTCCGGTAGCAAAGGCGCTCGTGGCCGAATTCGGCAGCAGCCTGCGCGCGATGCCGGAAAACAAGTGGCTGCCCATCATCAAGGACCGCTCGATCGACGCGATGATGGCGATGATCCGCGAGGACCTTGCCTCGCTGAACGTCACGCACGACATCTTCTTCTCCGAACGTGCCCTGCACGACGGTAACGGCGCGCGCATTCGTACCGCCATCAACGACCTGACCTTCAAGGGCCATGTCTACAAGGGTGTCCTGCCGCCACCGAAGGGGCAGCTGCCCGAGGACTGGGAAGACCGCGAGCAGACGCTTTTCCGCTCGACGGAAGTCGGCGACGACATCGATCGGCCGCTGATCAAGTCGGACGGATCCTATACGTACTTCGCCGCCGACGTGGCCTACTTCAAGGACAAGTACGACCGCGGCTTCGACGAGATGATCTACATCCTCGGCGCGGACCACGGCGGTTATGTCAAGCGGCTGGAGGCGGTCGCCCGCGCGATCTCCGAAGGAAAGTCCGAGCTGACCGTGCTGCTATGCCAGCTCGTCAAACTGTTCAGGAACGGTGAGCCCGTAAAGATGTCGAAGCGGTCAGGCGACTTCGTGACGCTGCGGGACGTCGTCGAGGAAGTGGGTCGCGATCCGGTACGCTTCATGATGATCTACCGCAAGAACTCCGAACCGCTGGATTTCGACTTTGCCAAGGTGACGGAACAGTCGAAGGACAATCCGGTGTTCTACGTGCAATACGCCCATGCGCGTTGCATGTCGGTGTTCCGACAGGCTGCGGAAGCCTTTCCGGGACTTGATGTTTCGTCTGCGACGCTGGCCTCTCAAATCGAGGGCAACATCAACGATCCGAGTGAACTTCAGCTGATCGGAAAGCTTGCAGAATATCCGAGAATGATCGAGGCTGCGGCACTGGCCCACGAGCCTCACCGAATCGCTTTTTACCTGTATGATCTTGCCAGTGCTTTCCATGCCCACTGGAACAAAGGCAAGGATTCACCTGAATTACGATTTGTTAACGATAAGAATAGAGAATCGAGTATTGCCAGACTCGGGCTGGTGCATGCGGTCGCATCTGTTCTGAAGTCGGGCCTGTCTATTACAGGCACGGCGGCCCCGGACGAAATGCGGTAA
- a CDS encoding nucleobase:cation symporter-2 family protein: MTQTEQIHPVDAVLPTGRLAMLGLQHVLVMYAGAVAVPLIIGRALKLPPEDVAFLISADLFACGIVTLIQSFGLTQWFGIRLPVMMGVTFAAVGPMLSMANVTGGTDGARLIFGSIIGAGIVSLLIAPVVSRLLRFFPPVVTGTIILVIGVSLMRIGINWIFGNPVGPTAPSLVDPSYVAWLDSVKALAGGGSGVPAVPEKLALAPSVPNPAYAPLTGMALSALVLVSILLIARFGRGFLANVAVLLGIVIGAVAASVSGMMSFAKVGEAAWFAPIMPFHFGTPIFDPVLIFTMCIVMLVVMIESTGMFLALGDMTEKPVTRSMLSAGLRTDGLGTLIGGIFNTFPYTSFSQNVGLVGVTGVKSRFVCVAGGIILLLLGLLPKVAAMVESLPNAVLGGAGLVMFGMVAATGIRILSSVDFKSNRNNLFVVAVALGFGMIPLIAPNFKQWIAHGLHPLIDSGILLASIAAVLLNVFFNGATYDERRTKAAAMAADGGH; this comes from the coding sequence ATGACACAAACCGAACAGATCCATCCCGTCGACGCGGTGCTGCCGACCGGCAGGCTCGCGATGCTGGGCCTTCAGCACGTGCTTGTCATGTATGCCGGGGCGGTCGCCGTTCCGCTCATTATCGGCCGGGCGTTGAAACTGCCGCCCGAGGACGTCGCCTTCCTGATTTCAGCGGACCTGTTCGCTTGCGGCATCGTAACGCTCATTCAGTCGTTCGGGTTGACGCAGTGGTTCGGTATCCGCCTGCCGGTGATGATGGGAGTGACCTTCGCCGCCGTCGGCCCGATGCTCTCGATGGCGAACGTGACCGGCGGCACGGACGGCGCGCGCCTTATTTTCGGTTCGATCATTGGCGCCGGGATCGTCTCGCTATTGATCGCACCTGTCGTCAGCCGCCTTCTGCGCTTCTTTCCGCCTGTCGTCACCGGCACGATCATCCTTGTGATCGGGGTGTCGCTCATGCGCATTGGCATCAACTGGATCTTCGGCAACCCGGTCGGTCCCACGGCTCCGAGCCTCGTCGACCCCTCGTACGTCGCGTGGCTCGACAGCGTAAAGGCGCTAGCCGGCGGCGGGTCTGGCGTGCCGGCGGTTCCTGAGAAGCTTGCGCTGGCGCCCTCGGTGCCGAACCCGGCCTACGCGCCTCTGACGGGCATGGCGCTATCGGCCCTGGTCCTCGTCTCGATCCTCCTGATCGCGCGTTTCGGGCGTGGTTTCCTCGCCAATGTCGCGGTCCTGCTGGGCATCGTGATCGGAGCTGTTGCTGCGAGCGTCTCTGGCATGATGAGCTTCGCCAAGGTCGGGGAGGCCGCGTGGTTCGCGCCGATCATGCCGTTCCACTTCGGCACGCCCATCTTCGATCCGGTCCTGATCTTCACCATGTGCATCGTCATGCTCGTCGTGATGATCGAATCCACCGGCATGTTCCTGGCGCTCGGCGATATGACGGAAAAGCCGGTGACGCGTTCGATGCTGTCGGCGGGCCTGCGGACAGACGGGCTTGGAACCCTCATCGGTGGCATCTTCAACACGTTCCCCTACACGAGCTTCTCGCAGAATGTGGGTCTTGTTGGTGTCACGGGCGTCAAGTCGCGGTTCGTCTGCGTGGCGGGCGGCATCATATTGCTGCTGCTTGGCCTGCTGCCCAAGGTCGCGGCGATGGTCGAATCCTTGCCGAACGCGGTTCTCGGGGGCGCTGGGCTGGTCATGTTCGGCATGGTGGCCGCCACCGGTATCCGCATTCTCTCATCGGTGGATTTCAAGTCGAACCGCAACAATCTCTTCGTCGTGGCGGTTGCGCTCGGCTTCGGGATGATTCCGCTGATCGCGCCGAACTTCAAGCAATGGATCGCCCATGGCCTTCATCCGCTGATCGATTCAGGCATCCTGCTCGCATCGATCGCTGCCGTGCTGCTGAACGTGTTCTTCAACGGGGCGACCTATGACGAACGCAGGACGAAGGCAGCCGCCATGGCGGCCGACGGCGGTCATTGA
- a CDS encoding SPOR domain-containing protein, whose amino-acid sequence MADKNFARSGIADTDLLADDDPLSELARIVGFDPRPVTPEQRPASLGMRVVEPVQVPQQRQEPAFGLEDELMREFELYDAPPRLDPVDHISRPPSPEEDASQAASNETGGWNVVSGPEDFGVGQDTAYAELEISSEEIAVEESFAPDDSFAQQDDAGFAAEANVGDAIDSQYASQVFEHAREVSAYEAQGDYTVYAHTVDVSPAESDYRDEPHLANSAYEAQAGFESAAEAAEYEVSDSAHAFSPEESASNEIPAEPVQDSVPHEPVYLGLQPTRAEDDPLEFETIDLEKELELSIGDALKIDGDEPEAYAPIAEEAEEPVHLGLHPATLPEPIEQAMPSYVPEIEAEASVEANLAYQPVSDEPAAGGELDYVARWNQPEPVALEASFAEPQAVAATVAEVNVEPEFGTWMHHHYADQGDAAEEPFHAEQGYAGSETHLVTEPVANDALARAEREMAWQSEAVAEEHAFHSEEAYAVAPVAPAADGYQIDDLLAEVERFPMPELRPSSVLPSAVVPSRQSAQVDHGSAPIFTRATPFVRSQAPVSREVVAPAVAVAAPVAAVVEPIAAVAEPVAIAAAPVARVIEAPAPVVEVAAVQPSAEVKPDTGTDGGFDNFELDLSEMDLDLDLGDFSLNDEKPVAAPVAEVAKRPEPAVARPVEQVPVRAAQTVVPPVATYVAPVAEPVAEEDDTSGADSTDNALPFDPSMIADTEYSVSPVTELDVPQLPPVEKEKPAAYQPDYDLDLDAEMAQLFAEPSAAKTAAAVAVGAAAASAGYPAAESSAAADGDADDFEKALQEDFRRSLTQAERTAIQVDPLQGDEEYDDVGYDEPRRGKGMLIAASIALVVALGGGGVYAWMWSTGDVGPGSGEPRVILADKEPVKIVPEEKGGKTVPNQDKAVYDRVAGTADATPKQEKLVTTTEEPVDVVQRTLTPETLPNDSEDDVASVIGNAEEDSRLLPGVDETGTAKEQEGKAPVVSPRKVRTMIVKPDGTLVAREETVSEAETASAATSGEAGQDTIGNATKSALAAPSGALPTAEAGEAALPSSTPLRAGEKQEAGTEGALQEVAKANVEDSAPVRVVKTTTFGNGNTGGNTPVPGAKPVEAKAEQATPVATPEMTASQPAEKPAEQVQVAAANPGGYVIQIASLPSEAEAQKSYGSLSSKFSDVIGGRGVDIKKAEIPNKGTYYRVRIPAGSREEANALCSKYKSAGGSCIVTK is encoded by the coding sequence ATGGCAGACAAGAACTTCGCGCGAAGCGGTATCGCTGACACGGATCTCTTGGCGGATGATGATCCGTTGAGCGAGCTTGCACGCATTGTCGGTTTTGATCCGCGCCCTGTCACTCCGGAGCAGCGTCCGGCCAGTCTCGGTATGAGGGTTGTAGAACCGGTTCAGGTTCCGCAGCAGCGTCAGGAGCCCGCTTTCGGGCTCGAGGACGAACTGATGCGGGAGTTCGAACTCTACGACGCTCCGCCGCGGCTCGATCCTGTCGATCATATCTCGCGGCCTCCAAGCCCCGAAGAGGATGCCAGCCAGGCTGCGTCGAACGAGACGGGCGGCTGGAATGTCGTCTCCGGGCCCGAAGACTTTGGCGTCGGCCAGGACACGGCCTATGCCGAGCTGGAGATTTCCAGCGAGGAAATCGCGGTCGAAGAGTCATTCGCGCCGGATGATTCTTTCGCACAGCAGGACGATGCGGGATTCGCTGCCGAGGCAAACGTCGGCGATGCAATCGATTCGCAGTACGCCTCCCAGGTCTTTGAACACGCTCGCGAGGTTTCGGCGTACGAGGCCCAAGGCGACTACACCGTATACGCCCATACGGTCGACGTTTCTCCCGCCGAGAGTGATTACCGGGACGAGCCGCACCTTGCCAATTCCGCGTATGAGGCCCAGGCGGGCTTTGAAAGCGCAGCGGAAGCCGCGGAATACGAGGTGTCGGACAGCGCCCACGCCTTTTCACCAGAGGAGAGCGCATCCAACGAAATCCCGGCCGAACCGGTTCAGGACTCCGTCCCCCATGAGCCCGTCTATCTCGGCCTGCAGCCGACGCGTGCTGAGGACGATCCGCTCGAGTTCGAGACCATCGATCTCGAGAAGGAATTGGAGCTGTCGATCGGCGACGCGCTGAAAATCGACGGCGACGAGCCCGAGGCTTACGCTCCCATCGCTGAAGAGGCGGAAGAGCCTGTCCACCTGGGACTGCATCCGGCAACTTTGCCGGAACCGATCGAGCAGGCCATGCCGTCCTACGTGCCGGAGATCGAGGCAGAGGCCTCGGTCGAGGCAAATCTCGCCTATCAACCTGTCTCCGATGAGCCCGCTGCCGGAGGAGAACTGGACTACGTTGCGCGCTGGAACCAGCCTGAGCCGGTTGCGCTTGAAGCATCGTTCGCAGAACCCCAGGCAGTTGCGGCAACAGTAGCCGAAGTGAATGTCGAACCCGAGTTCGGCACCTGGATGCATCATCACTACGCCGACCAGGGCGATGCCGCGGAAGAGCCCTTCCACGCGGAACAGGGGTATGCCGGTTCGGAGACTCATCTGGTGACGGAACCGGTCGCCAACGATGCGCTTGCCCGCGCCGAGCGCGAAATGGCCTGGCAATCGGAAGCGGTGGCGGAAGAGCATGCCTTCCACTCCGAAGAGGCCTACGCGGTGGCGCCCGTAGCGCCTGCTGCCGATGGATACCAGATCGACGACCTGCTGGCGGAAGTGGAACGCTTCCCGATGCCGGAACTCCGTCCATCGTCCGTTCTTCCCTCCGCAGTTGTCCCGTCGCGGCAGTCGGCCCAGGTCGACCACGGCTCGGCGCCGATCTTTACCCGCGCCACTCCCTTCGTGCGCTCGCAGGCGCCGGTTTCTCGTGAAGTGGTTGCCCCGGCGGTAGCGGTCGCCGCACCCGTTGCAGCCGTCGTCGAACCCATTGCTGCAGTGGCCGAACCCGTTGCCATTGCCGCGGCGCCGGTTGCTCGCGTCATCGAGGCGCCGGCTCCCGTCGTAGAGGTTGCCGCCGTACAGCCTTCTGCCGAAGTCAAGCCAGACACCGGGACCGACGGGGGGTTCGACAACTTCGAACTCGATCTTTCCGAGATGGACCTCGATCTCGACCTTGGCGATTTTTCGCTGAACGATGAGAAACCGGTTGCGGCGCCCGTGGCCGAAGTTGCGAAGCGACCAGAGCCTGCGGTGGCTCGCCCGGTCGAGCAGGTGCCTGTGCGGGCAGCGCAGACCGTTGTTCCGCCTGTTGCGACCTATGTCGCGCCGGTTGCCGAGCCGGTGGCAGAGGAAGACGATACTTCAGGAGCCGATTCGACAGACAACGCCCTGCCGTTCGACCCGTCGATGATCGCGGACACCGAGTACAGCGTGTCTCCGGTCACCGAGCTCGACGTGCCGCAGTTGCCGCCCGTCGAAAAGGAAAAGCCGGCCGCCTATCAGCCGGACTACGACCTGGACCTTGATGCGGAAATGGCGCAGCTCTTCGCCGAGCCCTCGGCAGCGAAGACTGCCGCTGCTGTGGCTGTAGGTGCTGCCGCTGCTTCGGCCGGTTATCCCGCCGCCGAGTCATCTGCGGCTGCCGATGGCGACGCGGACGATTTCGAGAAGGCTCTCCAGGAGGACTTTCGCCGTTCCCTGACCCAGGCGGAGCGCACCGCAATTCAGGTCGATCCTCTGCAGGGCGACGAAGAATATGACGACGTCGGCTACGATGAGCCCCGTCGCGGCAAGGGCATGCTGATTGCAGCGTCGATCGCCCTCGTGGTCGCGCTCGGCGGTGGCGGCGTCTATGCATGGATGTGGAGCACCGGTGACGTCGGACCGGGTTCCGGCGAGCCGCGGGTCATCCTTGCCGACAAGGAACCGGTCAAGATCGTGCCCGAGGAAAAGGGCGGAAAGACCGTACCCAACCAGGACAAGGCGGTCTATGACCGCGTGGCCGGAACGGCCGATGCTACGCCGAAGCAGGAAAAGCTGGTTACCACGACCGAGGAGCCGGTTGACGTGGTGCAGCGGACGCTGACGCCGGAAACGCTTCCCAACGATAGCGAGGACGATGTCGCGTCCGTCATCGGTAACGCCGAAGAAGACAGCCGCCTGTTGCCCGGCGTTGACGAGACCGGGACAGCGAAGGAACAGGAAGGCAAGGCGCCCGTCGTTTCTCCGCGCAAGGTACGCACGATGATCGTCAAGCCGGACGGTACGCTTGTTGCTCGCGAGGAAACTGTGAGCGAGGCCGAAACCGCCTCTGCCGCAACATCGGGCGAGGCAGGACAGGACACGATTGGCAACGCCACGAAGTCTGCGCTTGCCGCACCCAGCGGAGCGCTTCCGACGGCAGAAGCCGGCGAGGCAGCTCTTCCCTCTTCCACGCCGCTCAGAGCTGGCGAGAAGCAGGAAGCGGGGACCGAAGGGGCTCTCCAGGAGGTCGCCAAGGCGAACGTTGAGGATTCCGCACCGGTTCGGGTCGTGAAGACGACGACTTTCGGTAACGGCAATACCGGCGGCAATACCCCGGTCCCGGGCGCGAAGCCCGTGGAGGCCAAGGCTGAGCAGGCCACCCCCGTGGCGACGCCCGAGATGACTGCTTCCCAGCCGGCCGAAAAGCCCGCCGAGCAGGTTCAGGTCGCAGCAGCCAACCCGGGTGGTTACGTGATCCAGATCGCGTCGCTGCCTTCGGAAGCCGAGGCCCAGAAGTCCTACGGAAGCCTGTCCTCGAAGTTCTCCGATGTCATCGGCGGACGCGGTGTCGACATCAAGAAGGCTGAGATCCCGAACAAGGGTACCTACTACCGTGTTCGCATCCCTGCCGGCTCGCGCGAGGAAGCCAATGCGCTGTGCTCGAAGTACAAGAGCGCGGGTGGAAGCTGCATCGTCACAAAGTAG
- the erpA gene encoding iron-sulfur cluster insertion protein ErpA, producing MTDKNVTLSDSAAKRIAKILDADPAKSAMRVSVEGGGCSGFSYKFDLVEQAQDDDLVLEKGDARVLIDQLSLVYMDGSEIDFVDNLLGQSFQIKNPNAVASCGCGTSFSI from the coding sequence ATGACAGACAAGAACGTTACACTCTCCGACTCCGCGGCCAAACGGATCGCCAAGATTCTCGACGCGGATCCCGCCAAGAGCGCCATGCGCGTTTCCGTTGAAGGCGGCGGCTGTTCCGGCTTTTCCTACAAGTTCGATCTCGTCGAGCAGGCACAGGACGACGATCTCGTGCTTGAAAAAGGCGATGCCCGCGTGCTGATCGACCAGCTGTCGCTGGTCTACATGGACGGCTCCGAGATCGATTTCGTCGACAACCTCCTCGGCCAATCCTTTCAGATCAAGAACCCCAATGCGGTGGCGAGCTGCGGCTGCGGAACCAGCTTTTCGATCTGA